AagctcagaaaaaaatatatgtaaatgaattttttttgttgaattttctgcCATTCAAcaaaaagtgttttattttcatttataaaatgacattttaatCGAGAGATTCCTTAATGAGCtcaaaagtcgattttttaaaactctcaACGAGCATCGGCAACGGTAGGTGCTATCCCAGGTGTTAATCCGCGACACATTGCAGTAGACTGagccgatttggggtcattttttaatttagcaAACCCGGGGGTCTTGAAAGCTtcattttagttcaaaactcatccatgattttttgcagaattttcatgTAACGTTAAAATGAGTAAGTTTGAACTttaaacacagagaacagacgtacaagctcgcacaaaaaatctttaaaaaagtgtgtaaaatttcaaatgctgacattcaaaaaatacgttgaaaattgacttgaaacagtgccatctattgcgctgTTCCAATgctacaaatcaaattttcaaatgccaagttttcgaaaaggcgtaatcgtatatgaacttaTAAATGATTGAACTAATGGCGCTTTAGAATAGACGGGTCATTTTATTGCTTAATAAATGCAATAAGTGTTTCTTTTGACTGGACAGAATTTCACTTCCTTTCTTCTATACGGTTTTTACTTATTGACTTTTCGCGGTGAgcgaaacaacttttttttaaattttttttcggtttttcggTTTACTTTTTACTTCATCAGATGTCTGCCGTTTTGTGTTACGATacgtaactttaaaaataaaaaagttgtttctctcatcgataaaattcaattagtaAAAACCATAGAGAAAGCACCAGtgatttacttttattaatTCCTTTATATTTGCACTACTGAGGCAGTTGAAATAAGTAACcgtttttcaataagtttttgcacttcttgaacgGTCGTCAGAGGACGAGTCAGCCATATCCAGCCAAttaggaacattcttgacgatcagtctcatCCATCTGAACTGATTCTAGATATGTCAAATCGGGATGCTTTcaagtaaagcttagttcttttagaaatagaaaacactttattttgctaatagctcgtttgcCAACTATCggcaatacaaaattttgacagcattttgttgcttgtaaaaagtactacccgacctatattttttttcaaaatttaaaatgttcgcgttttttgagatatttacgatgcaagagaaaaagaaaaaaataattttacacagtttccttcaaaatccatcagaATAAAATTGATGGCTGACAAACCCGTTGATTATTCTATAAATTACTGTGTGTTAGTAgtggaaaagtatgaaaacactgtcaaaaatgtctacaaTGTTCAAATCAAGCTTTGGAgtaaagcacatgatcggcaactacgatTAATAGTCATCAggaaagtcaagtctcataccagcatttttaatttttaataagcgaaaaactaagtgtagatcgcttaAATGTCCAACAAATTTTACTTCGATatgctgaaagtgttgccttattatgagtcattcaaacctaacctcaaacaatatttttttgctagttccagagctcgtaaacTGTATAGCCGGTACTGAGGCTACGGGGCACAttatttctgatgaacgacaaaacttatgaaataccctattttaaatgaatttcagcgtttgaatcctataccatgtctgctcgtggcaaggtcccgagtatattaaagtatgtattttctggttattttgtataaaacacaatgatttgccaaaattctgttcctgtggaaaaaaacaacaattttcaaaacgaaaacattcgctgtttttaaaagcctgaaaagagtaatcttgtatgtactcTTCGTAACCTGTGATCTATACttaccgattatactttaagtttaatctcatgATTCTTTACTTCGATATTTTCAGATTTGTCCAGCAGCAATTCCTTTAAAAATGCTAAACAAAGTGACTCAAAAATAATCGAATTTGTGAATTTCGAAACAgttgtatccactaaattgctctCAGTTTCTTTTAGAAAAGAAAcggtattggaccgaaaagtatcagaaatcgaaggaggaggatgtagccacctaaaatacagattagacgaagtataagtttaaaaaaactgatcaatgtgAAACAAGTGTGCGCCGACCGATGAGAAGAACCAAGAATAAAGAagaattttttcttacaaaaaacgataaattttttcttcaattttttcatgaaatatcataagattaccttcatttcctttaCAGAaagtaactgtcccatttctaaaaatatctaagctttatcatttttcattccATTGTCCAACATTTAGCAATTCTAGCTTAAAGGAAATAGCgattaacttttaagatatttttccattatgcaacCGGAAGAAAGTGTTATTAAACTTTAAATGCAAtattcttgaaacatgccaaacagttcatacgacctactcaaaactgaccaaaattttgattttttctaagtttGGTTTTTACATTTCtatttggtgtgtttggagacatctggtggcccagccaaaaaaccaaaaatgtgttcaaaacgattgttggaaattttacacatgtttcgtgggctagcttgtatggctgttctctgtgttttaaggtttgtatgggaaaattaaatattttgtactgaaaaatcaacatcatttttttattcaatggatCCGAACTTGATAGATAATGGTTCAAGCCGgtaacttcgtatctcatttgccaaaaaagttattagcgaTTAACACggttatgtcttttggcatggaaaaacaatgaattcaattgaaatcactgctgagtgcctagcgaagtattgcgtGAAAAGTAGTCATTAAATACATCGCTTGGCCCGCGCAGCGATCCCAATTCaatttactgtttatcaatgccaaaagacatccaacacctaataacttttttgtttaataagatacgataaataatttataaattggcatcaaaaccataagcaggctaggttccacagaagaaacaaaaatgatgttgattttttagtacaaaatattcaattttcccatacaaaccttttgtaaatttactcatgtgaacgttacttgaaaattatgcaaaaaatcaaaacgaagctttttgaaccccagggtttaagaaatttaaaaaaaaatgttcccaAATCAACTCCATTCTATTGTACAGTACAGTTATCCTTTCTGTGAAGGAAtactttcatttaaaatataacTGAAGTAAGCCAAAACTGACTTTCTCAGTCCCACCGAAATACTCTGGAACCAtatcaaaacctaaataaaaatattgttttccaaaaatcgacCCAGTCTACTGTTGCATGCGACCAGTGCAGTGTGTGCTTGCACAACTCGCAGGACATGCGTGCATAAGTAGTCATCTGCAATTGCGAGCTAATAATGATTGCTGATTGACTTCCTTCTTTCCCACCATCAACAAACCCCAACAATCTCACAGAGTGGATCGGTCCTGAATATGGGGGAGTTTCTGCTTTCGCACAAGGATTACTGCCTGGCACCGCGCGAAGGCAACGAAACCACCCTGCTGATGTACTGCCCGATGACGGAAGAGTCCAGAGTGCCACATGTTATAGGTATTACCCACTTTTCGGTTTAACACCAACGCAACAACACGTTTTGAAATGGggtatttttcctgattttgcataatAATAAGACTGTAGCCAAGATAAAAATAACCTTGCGTGAGAATAAGCTGAGAATTCTTAGTAAGGAAAATAGTAGTAAACTCACACAGGatgaaagtttattttgaaagcTGTTCTTGACCTTCGACTGcttgagttttaaaaaagtatgaaatgacacaactgtaaaattttgaatacgcAATTAAAAGTTGTCAAGATGATCGAGCAAAACAATGACACACATTTAATTCTATCAGATTTAAATCTagtttataagaaaattttcgcaaattggtataaaatactttcatttcgctttttggcaaaactaaataccattacaatttaaaaaaaaatgatcaaacacgtttaaaaatttgtattctgagattaaattttatcgatgttttaattttatggatttttccgatttttcagAATGCGacgtttttttcgaaattttaatggaaattttaaGCATATGTGGCCGGgtttcgaccagaccgaactgagcgccatgcaaaaattttcaaacaaccaaaattgaaacgcgtgtAATTCATATTGCCAATCGAAAATGCAAATAGGATTGACTGATATAAAGTCCTTGAATTATAAACTACTGTTTCTTGTTCATAAACATTACAGATTTCGTCTTAACATGAAATTATTTGCACATGAAGTTAAAGTGTCTCGAAAAATTACTGATGGAATTCAGTTCGGTCTGATCGAATCCCGACCATGTAATATTTGATATTAGGGGATTTTTTATAATCTGACAATTTGTGCTGGAGGTCTTTAGAACTTccccaaaattgtattttttcagattttaaaaatttttattttgcgaaTTAGAttcgattggtttttttttgtgaataaaataaaactttatttcaaagctacatatcattgttatttttcaacggaaatcaaaTCATATGATAGCACATGAAAACgcattcaattttttcagcttttcaaataaaatttttctaaaattttaagtaatgaccttcaacatgaaaacttgtaaataagctttgaatGCTGTCTGAAAGTTCCGCTTACATAACCGATGCATATACCATTGTCAAGCTCAACTtttgatgcaactttcatctcaaGACACTAGAGTAGGCCAACAACTCCATTTAGAGTCTTGAAAGAAATAATAACAGTAAAcctattttttttgcatcaaaacaaacaacggTCAATCAACTGCACTCAAACTGGgtgaggcaaatagaaattcgctgcagcgttttagcagcatttttttacttttcgacaacaaactgagcagttttcgaaaagagttgtaatcgtttaagaaaaaaatttatgccggaacaaaataaaattaacaaaactattgttttatgttctctcagtttgatgaaatttgcggACCTgttcaattaaaaacttttttcaagactttttataatgtttatatTAAAGAAACAAAGTTTATTATCTACTCACTGaccggtgatttaatcagacttcaccttttttctgttttccagctCTGGCACTCAAATATTCGCGCGCGCTTCTAACAAAAGGtgaccagattgcccggttttatccgggtttgcccggatgtttaatacattggaaaaaacccggatttttcccggatcTAGTcactttttttgacaaaaaaacaaaaaaaaacaaattgtgttgtaaaatttttaattcacgtgtcaaaaacgatttttttaacaagctttataaaaataatcatggcgagtgaaagcctaaaatacgatttaaaaactgttgatgaaaaaacatttcaactattttttccttgatttgtgTTAAGGAGTTCCTGAGTGttgaccaaatttgtccggatattacccggatttttaatcgacattttgaaatcaaatgcccggaatttgccaggtttttagataaaatagatACAGCCAGGATACCTGATGCATTGTAATAAGAGCTTCAGAATTCCAATAAAAGCTTCCGAAGCATGCAAATTGATGCTGGAAAAAGAACTGTTTGTATCGTATGCGATATAATTTCGAGTTTTTATTAAACGTGTTTTGCGTGTATAAAGATGAGAGGGGCGCCTAATGAGGAGGGGTTTAGGTGACCAATTTTGtactataatatttttgttcgaACAATGTTTGaataatacaaattaaatagaattttgaaaggtactttttgataatttagtatgaagttttttttacataaacagTCTTTAATTGAAAATCGGATCTGTGAAACGGTAAGCTATATTTATATATTGATTTCATAAGaaacaaaattacattttttaatttgctcaAAAAGACTCGTGAACGtagtttatttcatttgaacatagtataagttttttaagtaaccttcaaaataaatcaaattttcaaaggtgaaagcaatagataaaaattttgaggttcaaatctGATTCTTGCAAGCTCATTCCAATTTtagatttaagtttgaaattcattttttggaaaaactgcaAATAATAAACAATACACAGAAATATGGAAGTTCCTGCAATTTGATTTACAGGATGGCTACAGGAAACATTTTTCATCGAATATCAATTTCATTATTGAAacaatttaagcaaaaaaaaatctcgttttttatttttttaaaatcaaactatACTTAAAATTCGTTATGTTAAGCTGATTTATGAATTCAGCACGACTTATCGAAGAATTCATAATTTTGGAATAAAACTAACATGCAAAACTATAAGTACGCGATCTCTTGCATTATAAAATCCTTAACGAAAAGGTTATCTTCAtaattttatcttgattgtGAAACTTTTATATGAACTGAATCCGATTCTAAATAttcaatctgaaatttgaactcCGTTTTTAAAGCTTTATGATGACTTAAATTACGCCAAAATTTCATCCTAAAGTGGGAAGGTAatgaacttccataaaaacatttgttacATTTACTTTTGAGTTAAACCAAATATACGTACGCAAAAAAGCCCTCTTTTGAAATATGGTCCCTTTTAtgataaattctttatttatgcCAAAATAAACTGACATGGGAAACATATCTTTTCTCATTCcatcccccactgcttgaagaagatAGGCTAATTTATCCAGCtcaagtttacataaatttttaaattaaaagatgaAGATTCGcatatttggtatttttttggAGCTGAAAAATTAgctatagaaataaaaaaaaacgatgaaaagaatgtttaataactattttcaaacagctttttttcaccatccttgCCTTTCAAAGCAGCTCGAATTAGTATCCTTTTTCcacaaaaatcatattaaatttttttttcgccatatgccaaacttCTAGACATATGATACATTACAACTTGAATTTTACCCAAACAGTACTTGTCATGCTatgaaaataaactattttatacagtgcaaattacttttttttaaataaattattcaagcaaaataTGCAGATTAAATTCATATAGGCATCTACCCAATGAATCATGGAAACGATTGTTTTTAAAGGTAAAAAatgtcttgattttcttgttattCGACCGAATCACAgctattttatcttttttgtagtTAAGAACGTATGTCCCTTTAAAACCCCTGATTACAACATTTTCGGATGATTAGTGATGGTGATCTGCGTTTCTGACTTTACCtgttcaataacatttaattgaaaagcagattttcaaaaattgaatagatcgaaaagaaataatctgttcaggttACGATGGTTTCATGcactaattttattttctggaaatttttatgtaaacatcactcaaaacctttaatatttttttttcttttttatgtcATTCTTAGTTTTCAATTAAGGTATACCGGGGCAAGTTCAAACGGATTTCACCATATTTCAACTGTCATATccctttgaaaaatattatcattaaaaaaatcagtttctcAGCGTTTTTTGTTCTCTATTTGAgagtaaaatatttaaaaattttggcaaaaacaaatttgaagttcCCGTAggttggggcaagtgaaaacgcAAAGCAGATGCGTcagaataaaaactttaaaaagaactTAATACCTCTTCCTGTGTGAAATATTCCTGCagcataaatttatgtttgtaactacaCTTTTAATGAAtgccgtgtaagttgacaggaggaattttatttttaacactttaagggtatagtaaatttttctcaaaaaactcacttttcaaaaaaaggcGGATCAAAAGTCTTCTTTATGTAACCTAAAGATGTTACACAAAAatacacttttcatgttgagtACGTACTTGATTTGGTATGTAGGCGAAcagtacgatgtttttttcggaattaTTTCCACTTTCATTCCGAAATAcatttcagttgtgtatttgggcccaAGTTatcaatttctagaagaagacaaaatttataatttgtttgTCACAGAGAAAAaatgaacgtttgaacatgctctagtgttccttatatgaaaattctttcgaaaaatgtataCCCTCACCTTTTGTCATTTAAAAgcagtttatttcactgatacctttcaaacgtcagtcctatcttatctattttaaataaaaggcTCTTGCTCAGTTCGTGTGTCTGCTGATTGTAAAAAgatttttgctctttttaaaatttaaatggcACTTAATAAatcttcagttaagtacatttgtacatgttcaacAATTCTACCTctagaaaacattttatttatattactgTTATCAATATGAATTAAAACTAAACTGCTAGGCGAAATGGATGGAGAAATTGTATATAAATCTTTCAGTTCAACCGATATTAATACGAACAAAAAATGGTATTATTTTGGAAAATCGTTCAATGTGTCAAATATAGGCATCAATCagtaccatgtgctgtgtacaaataagcaaggaaTCAAAAGGAAGAAATTCACTTCCAGGTTGCATATTGCCTCCACGTGTATAAGAAATACAGGTACATCGTCAAGAAACAGGCGCTTGATTATTAACTTTTCCCAACAATCGTATAACAGTGTGCTCTGGTTACTACCCTCTTGCGACGCCGTTTGCTCGCAACGCCTTGCCCATGGAAACGAAAAGCAAACCCCTCAAaggcaaaaaatttcaaaaaatgaatgccATGAATTTTCTAATTCAGATTTTAgctaaaaatgtataaatttaattaatggTTTTGACTTGCttggcaaaatatcaatctgggtcactTCAAGGCCCCATTCATTAATATGTGCTGTAAAAATGAGCTGGGAATCAAAAAGAGaaaatcacatctaggcttcatagcgccaccacgtgcattaccagtatgcctggttgagaaatacgcgcccaaatgtttcCACTAATCAGTGTGCTATGCCATGGGGCCATGGTTACCATTttctcgcgacgcctcgaccatggtgacgaaaaataacaacaacaaacaatacAACAAACAttagaaatggaaaaaagttgcgaCTTGTTTATGtaagtttttgtgttttaattttgtaattaaatagtttgtttacattttgtttcatacgacgtgaTAAAAGCTGACGCGAGATTGTTTGCATTTGGGTGATAATTATGAGAAAGAAAATGATGTTAGAAATCCATTTCCTCATTTATTGGGTAGTTTTTGTATTGttattggacaattttgacggtttattgtttcaaatttacGGGTTTACACCTCTTTCGTACATTTTTTATGGTCTTGATCTCgagcaaaattacaaaaaaaaaataatacttctTTCAAAGTAGAGCTTCTAACTTTAGCTTTCTTTGACAATATGCAAATATTtttgactttgaataacttaaaaatgaattctgTCTAAAAAACATATTTGGGTTACGAGGTAGCCAAAACTATAAATAGTGTAAAATTTagtagagaaacaagagagggTCAGAAGTGTCAAAATGGAACTCCACAAACTCtaactaatttaaaaatctgggaAGGATTAGGTTTGATATATGTTATCATTTAACATAAATGCAATGacctttaaaacttttgaaaaactacAGGATCGTATCTCTGTACCAGGAATATGAGGCTTACTACTTTTTCGTTCCAGGTATCTTCGTATCGATTCCGTTCCTGATCGTAACGCTGGCCATCTACATCTGCATTCCGGAACTGCGGAACATCCACGGCAAATCGTTGATCTGCCACGTGTTTGCGCTTCTCTGCGTCTACGTGCTGTTGTTGCTAACGAACTTCCGGCTCACTTCCGGTTGGTGCAAGATACAGGGATTCACTCTGTACTTCTGGCTGCTGGTTTGCTTCTTCTGGCTCAATGTGATGTGCTTCGACATCTTCTGGACCTTCAGCAGCGGAGTTCTgatcaagaatgaaaaaagacgATTTCTGTACTATTCGCTGTATGCTTGGGGAGTTCCGGTGCTTTTCACGGGTGCAGCGTTGATGGTGGAACATTTAGACGCGGTTCCGCTTCACATTAAACCCCGTTTCGGCGAGAATGAGGATGTGCTGAACTGTTTTCTTCAGAGTGAGTAGTTGGTTTGGTTTAGGCGATTGTACCAAgatgattgatgtttttttatgtattttaggGGATATGGCAATCGAATTCATTTACTTCTACTTTCCGCTTTGTATAGTGGTTGTAAGTAATGTGTATTTTTTCGGAATGACGGCTTTTCGTATCTTCCGGATACAGCGAGCAACTGAAGCTGCTCTTCGACATGATTCCAAGCGGCACAGCAAATTCGAAAAGGATCGTTATCGGTTCAGCTTGTATCTGCGGCTATTTGTCGTCATGGGTATCACCTGGACGTTTGAAATCCTTTCCTGGGCCAGCCAGAGCGAACTCTGGTTCTTCTATCTAGCAGATATTTGCAACTGCCTTTTGGGAGTGATCATATTCTTCCTATTCGTCTGGAAACAGAAAGTTCGACAGCTGGTTGTAAAGAGGTAATTGCTCTGAagtgtaattttgaaaataaattctcaaatttgAACTCTCCCGTTTCCTTTCCGTGACAGGATAGGGCGTCATCAAGAACCGAGTCGTTCGAAATCATCCGTTAATACCGCGTCTTTCACAACGGGAACGACCAAGAGCTCCAGCGGCCATGAAGCGGCGGTTCCGATGAATCCGATTGCTACGAGGACGTCCGAGCTCGCCACGGATTCGGCCTGAATGCTGCTTTAGATGTCTCACCATATCAGTGCTGATTTGGTTAAAAAAGTTTCCCATTATTGATGGGTGAAAATTACACAACAGACACTctcgcaaaaaaaaagcaaccaTACTCGAATGTATCTTCGTTCGCATTTATGTGCTTGGAAAACCTTGTGCCCTGCTAAAAGTGAATGTAGGCAACCACGACGCCGTTTTAaaaacgattgacatatttttaagaaaagtaCTACTCCGATGATATTCATGTTCTTGGTGTTTTTTGTACTTGCACAACGTACTTCATCATTagtatttagagaaaaaaaaatcggtttcaaacTGACTTATGAGTATTGAtagtttttatcagtttcacAGTGTATGAAAGCCTCTGGAAAGATGTGATAACatcaattatataaaaatggagcaTTCCTTATTTTTCTCGTCTTAATATTAAAATCACAATGAAAAGTTAAATCATTTACAACGATGGTAAGAAGAGAAACAATCTAATGAAAAAACTGATATGAGAACAAACCATACAATTAAATTGCAGCTGTATTTACATGAACATTTTCAACCTAACCAATATAGTAGACATCCGTTTCTTGGCGATTTTAAAATCACTGAATAGATCTCGTGACTATTGCATATGAACATCGAAAATAAcaaatcaaatatttcaacCCCATCCCTCCCAGTATAAATCGAACCAAAGAACCCAAGCTCGTTGTGTTTTACACCGAAACTATACAAATCGTGCATCAATTTCagcgaaataaaaatcgaatGCCCATAGACTTGGATCAGTTCTCTTGAATTTGTAACTTTCCGAAAGCCCCTCGACTCGATAGCTGCAGCAACG
This sequence is a window from Uranotaenia lowii strain MFRU-FL chromosome 3, ASM2978415v1, whole genome shotgun sequence. Protein-coding genes within it:
- the LOC129754654 gene encoding G-protein coupled receptor Mth2-like isoform X3; amino-acid sequence: MFDLRTSSAIAFAVFLKLSFFLEPAGSQDLNFEMLKSDLPCDFLDSVNITGGSFDHDGTITFQNVRYPVASYARINYSYVSEEIDEENVKITRVEVDYYIRGCVCVIKKCVWVCCDNILSYKNELPYPWCEMYKPEDLSHMEVPLLDGSDSTMLLDENDFFFPWRIVDHYTSANDDEWSFNKTGYVHSVGNARINQHDYCLFPDGNVTTLYYGGEIESQLKKGSLISIFVSIPFLIVTLAIYICIPELRNIHGKSLICHVFALLCVYVLLLLTNFRLTSGWCKIQGFTLYFWLLVCFFWLNVMCFDIFWTFSSGVLIKNEKRRFLYYSLYAWGVPVLFTGAALMVEHLDAVPLHIKPRFGENEDVLNCFLQRDMAIEFIYFYFPLCIVVVSNVYFFGMTAFRIFRIQRATEAALRHDSKRHSKFEKDRYRFSLYLRLFVVMGITWTFEILSWASQSELWFFYLADICNCLLGVIIFFLFVWKQKVRQLVVKRIGRHQEPSRSKSSVNTASFTTGTTKSSSGHEAAVPMNPIATRTSELATDSA
- the LOC129754654 gene encoding G-protein coupled receptor Mth2-like isoform X2, whose amino-acid sequence is MTEKINTFRVRAPLSVALVGLVTVWLSLPGDVNGWFWDGLPCEFRDSINISSGVRDGQENIFHRGIRYSPKDYALVNYAFEGLGNEQQVDVPAHYRGCVCHLTNCVRLCCPLGQWFYIGSGPPVCQPASANGSEFKVLAKVNDGNGTRVTDLLENSTFGYVDQRPCSELIDEEYDDWLVDDSGSVLNMGEFLLSHKDYCLAPREGNETTLLMYCPMTEESRVPHVIGIFVSIPFLIVTLAIYICIPELRNIHGKSLICHVFALLCVYVLLLLTNFRLTSGWCKIQGFTLYFWLLVCFFWLNVMCFDIFWTFSSGVLIKNEKRRFLYYSLYAWGVPVLFTGAALMVEHLDAVPLHIKPRFGENEDVLNCFLQRDMAIEFIYFYFPLCIVVVSNVYFFGMTAFRIFRIQRATEAALRHDSKRHSKFEKDRYRFSLYLRLFVVMGITWTFEILSWASQSELWFFYLADICNCLLGVIIFFLFVWKQKVRQLVVKRIGRHQEPSRSKSSVNTASFTTGTTKSSSGHEAAVPMNPIATRTSELATDSA
- the LOC129754654 gene encoding G-protein coupled receptor Mth2-like isoform X4, translating into MNQEIKRVAVDDYLRGCICEVKDCVWLCCNETYLDYKDEFTYPMCSMHGSDVSTRIKASLISRHTLETDMLFFAWNVIDRHYSKVPADSWRINGTGYVHSVGNARINQHDYCLFPDGNVTTLYYGGEIESQLKKGSLISIFVSIPFLIVTLAIYICIPELRNIHGKSLICHVFALLCVYVLLLLTNFRLTSGWCKIQGFTLYFWLLVCFFWLNVMCFDIFWTFSSGVLIKNEKRRFLYYSLYAWGVPVLFTGAALMVEHLDAVPLHIKPRFGENEDVLNCFLQRDMAIEFIYFYFPLCIVVVSNVYFFGMTAFRIFRIQRATEAALRHDSKRHSKFEKDRYRFSLYLRLFVVMGITWTFEILSWASQSELWFFYLADICNCLLGVIIFFLFVWKQKVRQLVVKRIGRHQEPSRSKSSVNTASFTTGTTKSSSGHEAAVPMNPIATRTSELATDSA
- the LOC129754654 gene encoding G-protein coupled receptor Mth2-like isoform X5; translation: MGSCIVVKSVSRMWESVILLVLPMLVFTLGHPPLPLKVLPCDFLDSINITGLDPAPDGSITHQSIRYGPANYALIDYTHANGSQRITTNGSSYYRGCVCQVRRCLWLCCLDLVYGDGYQYPSCSHYSAREPHSLWLPMIRDGSLNDTESVDVLNDDSSSFRLVYKSAHLKYVLADEEDWVFNKTGYVHSVGNARINQHDYCLFPDGNVTTLYYGGEIESQLKKGSLISIFVSIPFLIVTLAIYICIPELRNIHGKSLICHVFALLCVYVLLLLTNFRLTSGWCKIQGFTLYFWLLVCFFWLNVMCFDIFWTFSSGVLIKNEKRRFLYYSLYAWGVPVLFTGAALMVEHLDAVPLHIKPRFGENEDVLNCFLQRDMAIEFIYFYFPLCIVVVSNVYFFGMTAFRIFRIQRATEAALRHDSKRHSKFEKDRYRFSLYLRLFVVMGITWTFEILSWASQSELWFFYLADICNCLLGVIIFFLFVWKQKVRQLVVKRASSRTESFEIIR
- the LOC129754654 gene encoding G-protein coupled receptor Mth2-like isoform X1, with the protein product MGSCIVVKSVSRMWESVILLVLPMLVFTLGHPPLPLKVLPCDFLDSINITGLDPAPDGSITHQSIRYGPANYALIDYTHANGSQRITTNGSSYYRGCVCQVRRCLWLCCLDLVYGDGYQYPSCSHYSAREPHSLWLPMIRDGSLNDTESVDVLNDDSSSFRLVYKSAHLKYVLADEEDWVFNKTGYVHSVGNARINQHDYCLFPDGNVTTLYYGGEIESQLKKGSLISIFVSIPFLIVTLAIYICIPELRNIHGKSLICHVFALLCVYVLLLLTNFRLTSGWCKIQGFTLYFWLLVCFFWLNVMCFDIFWTFSSGVLIKNEKRRFLYYSLYAWGVPVLFTGAALMVEHLDAVPLHIKPRFGENEDVLNCFLQRDMAIEFIYFYFPLCIVVVSNVYFFGMTAFRIFRIQRATEAALRHDSKRHSKFEKDRYRFSLYLRLFVVMGITWTFEILSWASQSELWFFYLADICNCLLGVIIFFLFVWKQKVRQLVVKRIGRHQEPSRSKSSVNTASFTTGTTKSSSGHEAAVPMNPIATRTSELATDSA